From the Topomyia yanbarensis strain Yona2022 unplaced genomic scaffold, ASM3024719v1 HiC_scaffold_30, whole genome shotgun sequence genome, one window contains:
- the LOC131695224 gene encoding histone H4-like translates to MTGRGKGGKGLGKGGAKRHRKVLRDNIQGIIKPAIRRLARRGGVKRISGLIYEETRGVLKIFLENVIRDAVTYTEHAKRKTVTAMDVVYALKRQGRTLYGFGG, encoded by the coding sequence ATGACTGGCCGTGGCAAAGGAGGCAAAGGGCTCGGCAAGGGAGGCGCTAAGCGGCACCGCAAGGTGCTTCGTGACAATATCCAGGGCATCATCAAACCCGCCATTCGTCGTCTGGCTCGACGTGGAGGAGTGAAGCGAATCTCCGGTTTGATATACGAGGAAACCCGTGGTGTGCTGAAGATTTTTCTGGAAAACGTTATCCGGGACGCTGTGACGTACACTGAACATGCAAAACGGAAGACCGTCACTGCGATGGATGTCGTCTATGCGCTTAAACGCCAGGGACGCACATTGTacggttttggtggttaa